In Phormidium yuhuli AB48, one genomic interval encodes:
- a CDS encoding ABC1 kinase family protein, which translates to MNPHPLSQLQRYDADAIARYYRRRPWEAIWRSLVIIWLFAGFVIGLQFDHWFLKEPDHKSKRAQQLRKILTHLGPTFIKVGQALSTRPDLIRKDFLEELVKLQDQLPPFSNAIAFSIFERDTGLTIEEAFQDISPSPIAAASLAQVYRAQLHTGEEVALKVQRPNLLPRLTRDLFLIRLGSKVLSPFLPLNLGHDLTLVVDEFGIKLFEEVDYINEGRNAEKFAHNFRDNPHVKVPKIHWEYSSRRILVLEWIHGYKLTTTTNLRQAGIDANAIIEVGVVSGLQQLLEHGFFHADPHPGNLFATKDNQMAFIDFGMMDQLDPWMKETLVDAIVHLVNKDYEDLAHAFVKLGFLAPDTDIYPIVPALELVLGDIVGQSVRDFNIKTVTDRFSELMYDYPFRVPAKFALIIRSVVTQEGLALSLDPDFKIVDLGYPYIAQQLLKGESPQLRRRLVDVLFKDGEFKWNRLENLIEIARSDETFDIIPTAQLGLQYLMSEEGRFLRQQLLLALTEGDRLHTEEVQRLWNLIKEDIKPERIWDAAITSLTEFSTQRASEVASEWFRDVPLSAFNNPTSPLR; encoded by the coding sequence GTGAACCCCCATCCTCTGAGTCAATTACAGCGTTATGACGCGGACGCGATCGCCCGTTACTACCGACGCCGCCCCTGGGAAGCCATTTGGCGATCGCTCGTTATTATCTGGCTTTTTGCTGGATTTGTCATTGGACTTCAGTTCGACCACTGGTTTTTAAAGGAGCCTGATCACAAGTCTAAACGGGCCCAACAGCTGCGAAAAATTTTGACTCATCTGGGCCCAACCTTTATCAAGGTCGGACAAGCCCTCTCCACTCGCCCCGATCTGATTCGCAAGGACTTTCTCGAAGAACTGGTTAAACTCCAAGACCAACTGCCCCCCTTCAGCAATGCCATCGCCTTTAGTATTTTTGAGCGAGATACTGGCCTGACCATTGAGGAAGCCTTTCAAGACATCTCCCCGAGTCCCATCGCTGCTGCTAGTCTAGCTCAAGTTTACCGCGCTCAACTGCATACTGGGGAAGAAGTCGCCCTTAAAGTGCAACGTCCCAATTTGCTCCCTCGCCTGACTCGGGATTTGTTCCTAATCCGTTTGGGGTCGAAAGTCCTCAGCCCATTTTTGCCCCTCAATTTAGGCCATGACCTCACTCTTGTTGTTGATGAGTTTGGCATTAAACTCTTTGAGGAAGTTGACTATATTAACGAGGGACGCAATGCCGAAAAATTTGCCCATAACTTTCGCGATAATCCTCATGTTAAAGTCCCGAAAATTCACTGGGAATACTCCAGTCGTCGCATTTTAGTTTTAGAATGGATTCATGGGTATAAACTGACCACAACCACGAACCTACGTCAAGCGGGAATTGATGCCAATGCCATTATCGAAGTTGGGGTTGTCAGCGGACTGCAACAACTCCTAGAACATGGATTTTTCCACGCTGACCCCCATCCTGGTAATCTCTTTGCCACCAAAGACAATCAGATGGCCTTCATTGACTTTGGCATGATGGATCAACTCGATCCCTGGATGAAGGAAACCCTGGTGGATGCGATCGTGCATTTGGTCAATAAGGACTATGAAGACCTAGCTCACGCTTTTGTCAAACTGGGCTTCCTGGCTCCGGATACAGATATTTATCCCATTGTTCCCGCTCTAGAACTGGTATTGGGAGACATTGTCGGTCAGAGTGTTCGAGACTTTAACATCAAAACCGTCACGGACCGCTTCTCTGAGTTGATGTATGACTATCCCTTCCGAGTTCCGGCGAAGTTTGCCCTGATTATTCGCTCAGTGGTGACTCAGGAAGGATTAGCCCTGAGTTTAGACCCGGATTTTAAGATTGTCGATTTAGGCTATCCCTATATTGCTCAACAGTTACTCAAGGGGGAATCCCCCCAACTGCGCCGTCGTTTAGTAGATGTGTTGTTTAAAGATGGCGAGTTTAAATGGAACCGTTTAGAAAACTTGATTGAAATTGCCCGAAGCGACGAGACCTTTGATATCATTCCTACGGCACAGTTGGGCTTGCAATATCTCATGTCTGAGGAAGGACGCTTCCTGCGGCAACAGTTGCTGTTGGCTCTGACGGAGGGCGATCGCCTGCATACGGAAGAAGTGCAACGGTTATGGAATCTCATCAAAGAAGACATCAAACCTGAGCGGATTTGGGATGCAGCGATAACCTCCCTGACGGAGTTTTCTACCCAACGGGCCTCAGAAGTCGCCTCAGAATGGTTCCGAGATGTGCCCCTGAGTGCTTTCAACAATCCCACCTCTCCCCTTCGTTAA
- the mutS gene encoding DNA mismatch repair protein MutS, producing MSASSPQPDPKPTRFGRDRTPANADYRQLNVDDLTPMMQHYVETKQQHLNALLLYRVGDFFECFFQDAITVSQELELVLTSKEGGKNIGRVPMTGVPHHALDRYATVLVQKGFAVAICDQIEDAAAAASEKRMVERQITRVLTPGTLVEEGMLSASRNNFLAAVVFVKRKWGLAHADISTGEFFTTEGQDLERLAQELMRLQPSEVLIPSSTPNPGRLIRAGEASEEIPESLPRQFCYALRPQSAFEASSTRERLLERYHLRSLEALGCDHLPLAIRAAGGLLQYLENTFEQEVEDRRAGANPGLRQLPLQRLRTYAIADYLILDAQSRRNLEILETVRDGARHGSLLWALDHTRTAMGSRALRRWILQPLMNGEEIAARQETIAELLGDASLREGLQACLKQIYDLERLTGRAGSGTANARDLVAIADSIVRLPDLAALVADTQAPYLRAVAAVPEALEQLGQRLHQTLVDNPPLHLKEGHLIRPGVNAQLDDMRAMVGGDRQWLADLETQERQRTGISTLKVGFNKTFGYYLALPRSKSDLAPEGYIRKQTLTNEERYITPDLKEREARILTAQDDLNRLEYELFLELRAEVGALADQIREVARAVAALDVLAGWAELANDQGYCRPQLLNSRQISIVQGRHPVVEKSLPSGFFVPNSAELGWSELERSQGEEGEEARPDVIILTGPNASGKSCYLRQVGLIQLMAQMGSFVPAESASLGLCDRIFTRVGAVDDLATGQSTFMVEMNETANILNHATGRSLVLLDEIGRGTATFDGLSIAWAVAEHLATEIQARTIFATHYHELNELASILPNIANYQVTVKEMPNEIIFLHQVRPGGADRSYGIEAGRLAGLPSSVIQRARQVMGQIEQHSKIALGLRRGKATPDKGVKERRGRYQTQSPQGDDETPRLQQLDIFGSCSTVNGKS from the coding sequence ATGAGTGCATCCTCTCCTCAACCTGACCCGAAACCGACCCGTTTTGGACGCGATCGCACCCCCGCTAATGCGGATTATCGGCAACTGAACGTTGACGATCTCACGCCGATGATGCAACATTACGTGGAGACGAAACAGCAGCATCTCAACGCCCTGCTGTTATATCGGGTGGGTGACTTTTTCGAGTGTTTCTTTCAAGATGCCATTACCGTTTCCCAGGAACTGGAACTGGTGTTAACCAGTAAAGAGGGTGGCAAAAACATCGGGCGGGTTCCCATGACGGGGGTTCCGCACCATGCCCTAGACCGCTATGCCACCGTCTTAGTGCAAAAAGGCTTTGCTGTGGCCATTTGCGACCAAATTGAAGATGCGGCCGCCGCTGCCAGTGAAAAACGCATGGTGGAGCGGCAAATCACCCGAGTTCTCACCCCCGGAACCCTGGTCGAAGAGGGGATGCTTAGTGCTAGCCGTAATAACTTCCTGGCTGCGGTAGTGTTTGTGAAACGAAAATGGGGATTGGCTCATGCGGATATCTCCACGGGGGAATTTTTCACCACCGAAGGACAGGACTTAGAGCGTCTGGCCCAGGAACTGATGCGGTTGCAGCCTTCAGAAGTCCTGATTCCCAGTTCAACCCCCAATCCCGGTCGTCTCATCCGGGCCGGAGAAGCCAGTGAGGAGATTCCGGAGAGTTTACCCCGTCAGTTTTGTTATGCTCTGCGCCCTCAGAGTGCCTTTGAGGCCAGCAGTACCCGGGAACGACTGCTAGAACGCTATCATCTGCGATCGCTCGAAGCTCTCGGCTGTGACCATCTGCCCCTAGCCATTCGTGCGGCGGGGGGATTGCTGCAATATCTGGAAAATACCTTTGAGCAAGAGGTAGAAGACCGGCGTGCCGGGGCGAATCCGGGTCTGCGTCAACTGCCTCTGCAACGGCTGCGCACTTACGCTATTGCTGATTATCTGATTCTCGATGCCCAAAGCCGTCGTAATTTGGAAATTTTGGAAACGGTGCGCGATGGGGCCCGTCATGGGTCCTTGCTCTGGGCCCTGGACCATACCCGGACAGCGATGGGGTCTCGGGCCCTGCGGCGTTGGATCTTGCAGCCTTTGATGAATGGGGAGGAGATTGCCGCTCGTCAGGAGACCATCGCTGAATTATTAGGGGATGCCAGCTTGCGGGAGGGCCTACAAGCCTGCTTAAAACAGATTTATGACTTGGAACGTCTGACGGGTCGTGCTGGCTCTGGAACCGCTAATGCACGGGACTTGGTGGCGATCGCCGATTCCATTGTCCGCTTGCCCGACTTAGCGGCCCTGGTGGCGGATACTCAGGCCCCCTATCTGCGAGCGGTGGCGGCGGTCCCCGAGGCTCTAGAACAGCTTGGGCAACGGTTGCATCAGACCTTGGTAGACAATCCTCCCTTGCACCTGAAAGAAGGTCACTTGATTCGACCGGGGGTGAATGCTCAACTCGATGATATGCGAGCGATGGTGGGGGGCGATCGCCAATGGTTAGCGGATTTGGAAACTCAGGAACGACAACGCACCGGCATTAGTACCCTCAAAGTCGGCTTTAACAAAACCTTTGGCTATTACTTGGCCCTACCCCGCTCTAAAAGCGACTTAGCCCCCGAAGGCTATATCCGCAAACAAACCTTAACCAACGAAGAACGCTATATCACCCCCGATCTCAAAGAACGGGAGGCGCGGATTCTCACGGCTCAGGATGACCTCAACCGTCTGGAATATGAACTTTTTCTGGAATTGCGGGCTGAGGTGGGGGCTTTAGCGGATCAAATTCGTGAGGTGGCCCGGGCGGTGGCCGCCTTGGATGTTTTGGCCGGTTGGGCGGAGTTGGCTAATGATCAGGGTTATTGTCGCCCGCAACTGCTGAACTCGCGGCAGATTTCTATTGTGCAAGGTCGGCATCCGGTGGTGGAGAAGTCCCTTCCCTCTGGATTCTTCGTTCCTAACTCCGCTGAGTTGGGTTGGAGTGAGTTGGAGCGATCGCAGGGGGAGGAGGGGGAGGAGGCACGTCCCGATGTGATTATCCTAACGGGCCCTAATGCTAGTGGTAAAAGTTGTTACCTACGCCAGGTGGGGTTGATTCAACTGATGGCCCAGATGGGCAGTTTTGTCCCGGCTGAGTCCGCCAGCCTGGGGTTGTGCGATCGCATTTTTACCCGGGTGGGGGCTGTGGATGACCTGGCCACGGGTCAGTCCACATTTATGGTGGAGATGAATGAGACGGCCAACATACTCAATCATGCGACAGGGCGATCGCTGGTGTTACTCGATGAAATTGGGCGAGGAACTGCCACGTTTGACGGTTTATCCATTGCCTGGGCAGTGGCTGAACATCTAGCCACGGAAATTCAGGCTCGTACCATTTTCGCCACCCACTATCATGAGTTAAATGAATTGGCATCAATTTTACCCAATATTGCGAATTATCAAGTTACTGTTAAGGAGATGCCCAATGAAATTATCTTCCTGCATCAAGTTCGTCCTGGGGGGGCAGATCGCTCCTATGGCATTGAAGCGGGGCGCTTAGCTGGGCTGCCATCATCTGTGATTCAACGGGCCCGTCAAGTCATGGGTCAGATTGAACAACACAGTAAAATTGCCTTGGGGTTACGTCGGGGGAAGGCGACTCCCGACAAAGGGGTCAAGGAGCGTCGAGGACGTTATCAGACTCAGTCTCCCCAAGGGGATGATGAGACCCCTCGCTTACAACAACTTGATATTTTCGGCAGTTGTTCAACCGTTAATGGTAAATCTTAG
- a CDS encoding ABC transporter ATP-binding protein: MQRSKFRQLLSYLRPHWQQVALGTLTLLIVNGLGVYIPWLIRNGIDDLEVAFTMERVWRYVLWIGVLATVMWGIRVVSRMLLFGIGRQVEFDLKQRIFQHLLYMDADYFSRNRVGDLINRATSDVDNLRRLLGFAVLSILNTIFAYLLTLPVMLSISPRLTLLSMVIYPVMFILVWVFSGRLRDEQRDVQEKLSSLSELIQEDMSGISLVKIYGQEENERRAFAHYNEKLFESNLALARTRSTLFPLLQGLAGASLLILLGFGAGEIADGAIAVGDFVAMILYVERLVFPTALLGFTLTVYQRGEVSIDRIEAIFTSQSEIRDRPSAIALPPQDVLGRLEARNLHYVYPGDNSPALDQMCFTIEPGETIAVVGSIGSGKSTLANAIPRILEIEPGQLFLDGYDITQLRLEDLRGAIAYVPQDSFLFSSNIRDNIRYGNPQADQIDVEHAAKLAQIHPEILNFPKQYDTIVGERGITLSGGQRQRTALARALLMDAPVLILDDALSSVDNQTASQILQELSTGTERKTVLFISHQLSAAAKADRILVLDRGAVSQLGTHAELIQQPGLYQSLWEEQQLEALLR; this comes from the coding sequence ATGCAGCGATCGAAATTCAGACAACTCCTCTCTTATCTACGACCCCATTGGCAACAAGTCGCCCTCGGAACCTTAACCTTACTCATTGTCAATGGGTTAGGGGTTTATATTCCCTGGCTGATTCGTAACGGCATTGATGACTTGGAAGTGGCCTTCACCATGGAACGAGTCTGGCGCTATGTCCTCTGGATTGGGGTCTTAGCCACGGTGATGTGGGGGATTCGTGTGGTATCGCGGATGCTGCTGTTTGGCATTGGCCGACAGGTGGAGTTCGATCTCAAACAGCGCATTTTTCAGCATTTGCTGTATATGGATGCGGACTATTTTTCCCGCAACCGAGTCGGGGATTTGATTAACCGGGCCACCAGTGATGTGGATAATCTACGCCGCTTGCTGGGGTTTGCGGTGCTGAGTATACTCAATACGATTTTTGCGTATCTGCTGACGTTGCCGGTGATGCTGTCCATTAGTCCCCGGTTAACGCTGTTATCGATGGTGATTTACCCGGTGATGTTTATTCTGGTTTGGGTGTTTAGTGGCCGCCTGCGGGATGAACAGCGGGATGTTCAGGAGAAACTCTCTAGTCTGAGTGAGTTGATTCAGGAGGATATGAGCGGGATTTCTCTGGTGAAGATTTATGGCCAGGAGGAGAATGAACGGCGGGCTTTCGCTCATTACAATGAGAAACTGTTTGAGAGTAATCTGGCTCTCGCTCGGACTCGTAGCACCCTCTTTCCCTTGTTGCAGGGGTTGGCGGGGGCGAGTTTGTTGATTCTGTTGGGATTTGGGGCCGGAGAAATTGCCGATGGGGCGATCGCCGTCGGGGATTTCGTGGCGATGATTCTCTATGTGGAGCGTTTGGTGTTTCCCACGGCCTTGTTGGGCTTTACCTTGACGGTATATCAACGGGGTGAGGTGAGTATCGATCGCATTGAAGCCATTTTTACCAGCCAGTCGGAGATTCGCGATCGCCCCAGTGCGATCGCCCTCCCCCCCCAAGACGTCCTAGGACGACTGGAAGCTCGCAATCTTCACTATGTCTATCCTGGAGATAACAGCCCGGCCTTAGATCAGATGTGTTTCACCATCGAACCCGGAGAAACCATCGCTGTGGTGGGGTCCATTGGCTCCGGGAAATCGACCCTGGCTAATGCCATTCCCCGCATTTTGGAAATTGAGCCGGGACAGTTGTTTCTCGATGGCTATGACATCACGCAGCTGCGCTTAGAAGACTTGCGCGGGGCGATCGCCTATGTCCCCCAAGACAGTTTTCTCTTTAGTTCCAACATTCGCGATAACATCCGCTACGGAAACCCCCAGGCCGATCAAATCGACGTGGAACACGCCGCCAAGTTAGCCCAGATTCACCCAGAAATTCTCAACTTCCCCAAACAATATGACACCATTGTCGGCGAACGGGGGATTACCCTATCCGGGGGACAGCGACAACGCACCGCCTTAGCTCGCGCGCTCTTAATGGATGCGCCGGTATTAATTCTCGATGATGCTCTCTCTAGCGTGGATAACCAAACCGCCAGCCAGATTTTACAGGAGTTATCCACGGGGACAGAACGCAAAACCGTCTTATTTATCTCTCACCAACTCTCCGCCGCCGCCAAAGCCGATCGCATTTTAGTGT